A portion of the Haemorhous mexicanus isolate bHaeMex1 chromosome 3, bHaeMex1.pri, whole genome shotgun sequence genome contains these proteins:
- the LOC132325884 gene encoding small basic protein 1-like has product MRVLCVVFAVLLLFSLATPGQGQPKGICDGYCAHACAETEEWSFSPYCEELHCCIPSPKKGK; this is encoded by the exons ATGAGGGTGCTCTGCGTGGTctttgctgtgctcctgcttttcTCCCTGGCCACCCCAG ggcaggggcagcccaaGGGAATCTGTGATGGGTACTGCGCCCACGCGTGCGCCGAGACCGAGGAGTGGTCCTTCAGCCCCTACTGCgaggagctgcactgctgcatCCCCTCTCCCAAAAAGGGCAAATGA